In the genome of Saccopteryx leptura isolate mSacLep1 chromosome 10, mSacLep1_pri_phased_curated, whole genome shotgun sequence, one region contains:
- the CSRNP1 gene encoding cysteine/serine-rich nuclear protein 1 produces the protein MTGLLKRKFDQLEEDDSSLCSSSSSLSSSGHDTGPCSPSSSVSAAWDVEEGAAWDQMPLPGGNVCGTPRFTPLSILKRAPRKRPGRVAFDGITVFYFPRCQGFTSVPSRGGCTLGMAPRHSACRRFSLAEFTQERAQARQEKLRLRLKEEKLEVLRWKLAETGVPETEAGLPLTVEAIDDTSVDEELAVAVAGGQLEEMTFLQPYPARKRRALLRAAGVRKIDREEKRELQALRQSREDCGCRCDRVCDPETCSCSLAGIKCQMDHTAFPCGCCREGCENPNGRVEFNQSRVQTHFIHTLTRLQLEQGAERLEELEAPAQGGPPSSGGQVLTPTFPLAKPPVSSELGDHSCSSDMTDSSAASGTVEPSGGPAHSALPSSGFQPGVDDDSLERILSFSDSDLGGEEEEEEEGVGNLDNLSCFHLADIFSTGDAGGLAGWTHSSSSTSLTSGILDENANLDASCFLNVGLEGLGEGSLPGTSVPPSMDAGQSSSVELSLSSCDSFELFQALPDYSLGPHYTSRKVSESLDNLEASHFPLPAFSPPGDTSICFLESIMGLSEPAAEGLVPFMDSQLFEDTAPVSLVEPVPV, from the exons ATGACGGGGCTACTGAAGAGGAAGTTTGACCAGTTGGAAGAGGATGACTCCTCACTCTGCTCGTCCTCCTCATCTTTGTCCTCCTCGGGCCACGACACTGGCCCCTGCTCCCCAAGCTCTTCAGTCTCCgcagcctgggatgtggaggagggggcCGCCTGGGATCAGATGCCCCTGCCTGGTGGAAACGTCTGTGGCACCCCGCGTTTCACCC CCCTGTCCATCCTGAAACGGGCTCCCCGGAAGCGCCCAGGCCGCGTCGCCTTCGATGGCATCACCGTCTTCTACTTCCCCCGATGCCAGGGCTTCACCAGCGTGCCCAGCCGTGGCGGCTGCACTCTGGGCATGGCCCCTCGCCACAGTGCCTGCCGCCGCTTCTCCCTGGCTGAGTTCACACAGGAGCGAGCCCAGGCACGACAAGAGAAGCTACGCCTACGCTTGAAGGAGGAGAAGCTGGAGGTGCTTCGATGGAAG CTTGCAGAGACCGGGGTCCCTGAAACGGAGGCTGGCCTGCCGCTGACAGTGGAGGCCATTGATGACACCTCTGTGGATGAGGAGTTGGCAGTGGCCGTGGCGGGAGGCCAGTTGGAGGAAATGACCTTCCTACAGCCCTACCCTGCCCGGAAGCGGCGGGCCCTGCTGCGGGCTGCTGGCGTGCGGAAGATTGACCGGGAGGAGAAGCGTGAGCTGCAGGCGCTGCGCCAGTCCCGGGAGGATTGTGGCTGCCGCTGTGACAGGGTCTGTGACCCTGAGACCTGCAGCTGCAGCCTGGCCGGCATCAAGTGCCAG aTGGACCACACAGCGTTCCCCTGCGGCTGCTGCAGGGAGGGCTGTGAGAACCCCAATGGTCGCGTGGAGTTTAATCAGTCACGGGTTCAGACCCACTTCATCCACACGCTCACGCGCCTGCAGCTGGAGCAGGGCGCAGAGCGCCTCGAGGAGCTGGAGGCCCCCGCCCAGGGTGGCCCACCCAGCTCCGGTGGGCAGGTCCTGACCCCCACTTTCCCACTGGCCAAGCCCCCCGTGAGCAGCGAGCTGGGAGACCACAGCTGCAGCAGCGACATGACGGATTCCTCCGCAGCATCGGGCACTGTGGAGCCCTCCGGCGGCCCCGCCCACTCGGCCCTGCCCAGCTCTGGCTTCCAGCCTGGTGTGGATGATGACAGCCTGGAGCGGATCCTGAGTTTCAGTGACTCCGacctgggtggggaggaggaggaggaggaggaaggtgtgGGGAACCTGGACAACCTCAGCTGCTTCCACCTAGCCGATATCTTTAGTACTGGTGACGCTGGTGGCCTGGCTGGCTGGACCCACAGCTCTTCCAGCACTAGTCTCACGTCAGGCATCCTGGACGAAAATGCCAACCTGGATGCCAGCTGCTTCCTAAACGTTGGCCTTGAAGGATTGGGAGAAGGCAGCCTCCCTGGCACCTCCGTGCCACCCAGCATGGACGCCGGCCAGAGCAGCTCAGTGGAGCTCAGTTTGTCTTCCTGTGATTCCTTTGAGCTGTTCCAGGCCCTGCCGGACTACAGTCTTGGGCCTCACTACACCTCTCGGAAGGTGTCTGAGAGCCTGGACAACCTTGAGGCATCCCACTTCCCCTTACCTGCCTTTTCTCCGCCTGGGGACACCAGCATCTGCTTCTTGGAATCCATCATGGGCTTGTCTGAGCCAGCTGCCGAGGGCCTGGTTCCGTTCATGGACAGCCAGTTGTTTGAGGACACTGCCCCTGTGTCGCTGGTGGAGCCCGTGCCTGTGTGA